Proteins co-encoded in one Callospermophilus lateralis isolate mCalLat2 chromosome 2, mCalLat2.hap1, whole genome shotgun sequence genomic window:
- the Tph1 gene encoding tryptophan 5-hydroxylase 1, protein MIEDNKENKDHSLERGKATLIFSLKNEVGGLIKALKIFQEKHVNLLHIESRKSKRRNSEFEIFVDCDINREQLNDIFHLLKSHTNVLSVNPPDNFTVKEDGMETLPWFPKKISDLDFCANKVLMYGSELDAEHPGFKDNVYRKRRKYFAELAMSYKHGDPIPKVEFTEEEIKTWGTIFRELNKLYPTHACKEYLKNLPLLSKYCGYREDNIPQLEDVSNFLKERTGFSIRPVAGYLSPRDFLSGLAFRVFHCTQYVRHSSDPLYTPEPDTCHELLGHVPLLAEPSFAQFSQEIGLASLGASEEAVQKLATCYFFTVEFGLCKQDGQLRVFGAGLLSSISELKHALSGHAKVKPFDPKITCKQECLITTFQDVYFISESFEDAKEKMREFTKTIKRPFGVKYNPYTQSIQILKDTKSITSAMNELRRDLDVVSDALTKVSRQLSM, encoded by the exons GAGAAACATGTGAACCTGTTACATATCGAGTCCCGAAAATCAAAGAGAAGAAATTCAGAATTTGAGATTTTTGTTGACTGTGATATCAACAGAGAACAATTAAATGATATTTTTCATCTGCTGAAGTCTCATACTAATGTTCTCTCTGTGAATCCACCAGATAATTTTACTGTGAAGGAAGATG GTATGGAAACTCTTCCTTGGTTTCCAAAGAAGATTTCTGACCTGGACTTTTGTGCTAACAAAGTTCTGATGTATGGATCTGAACTAGATGCGGAGCATCct GGCTTCAAAGATAATGTTTACCGTAAAAGACGGAAGTATTTTGCAGAGTTGGCTATGAGCTATAAACA TGGAGACCCCATTCCCAAAGTTGAATTCACTGAAGAAGAGATTAAGACCTGGGGAACCATTTTTCGGGAGCTCAACAAACTCTACCCAACCCATGCTTGCAAAGAGTATCTCAAAAACTTACCTTTGCTTTCTAAATATTGTGGATATCGGGAAGATAATATCCCACAATTGGAGGAtgtctcaaattttttaaaag AGCGCACAGGGTTTTCCATTCGTCCCGTGGCTGGTTACCTATCACCAAGAGATTTCCTATCAGGTTTAGCCTTTCGAGTTTTTCATTGCACTCAATATGTGAGACACAGTTCAGATCCCCTCTATACCCCAGAACC AGATACCTGCCATGAACTCTTGGGTCATGTTCCCCTGTTGGCCGAACCTAGCTTTGCTCAGTTCTCCCAAGAAATTGGCCTGGCATCTCTTGGAGCTTCAGAGGAGGCTGTTCAAAAACTGGCAACG TGCTACTTTTTCACTGTGGAATTTGGTCTGTGTAAACAAGATGGTCAGCTAAGAGTCTTTGGTGCTGGCTTACTTTCTTCTATCAGTGAGCTCAAA CATGCGCTTTCTGGACATGCCAAAGTAAAGCCTTTTGATCCCAAGATTACCTGTAAACAAGAATGTTTAATTACAACTTTTCAAGATGTCTATTTTATATCTGAAAGTTTTGAAGATGCAAAGGAGAAGATGAG AGAATTTACCAAAACAATTAAGCGTCCATTTGGAGTGAAGTACAATCCATACACACAGAGTATTCAGATCTTGAAAGACACCAAAAGCATAACCAGTGCCATGAATGAATTGCGCCGTGATCTCGATGTAGTCAGTGATGCCCTCACTAAGGTCAGCAGGCAGCTGAGTATGTGA